One window of Methylococcus sp. EFPC2 genomic DNA carries:
- the phoR gene encoding phosphate regulon sensor histidine kinase PhoR, with product MLSPWRSELYWISWLGLVAAFFGKLTGQYFLAFWLASLIYLARHLFHINGLLVWLRLGGKVPSGGGIWEEIYYLIYRLRRRNKRRKKRLIVMLERFRTATAALPDATVVLGPRDEIEWFNEAAGELLGLQRYDIGQQIANLLRAPKFAEFLRACDYDNTVSVPAPGTDNRQLEIRVVPYGDDLRLLVAQDITQLRLMERVRSDFVANVSHELRTPLTVLKGYMETLTDEAQVSERHLKIFRRMEEQTERMQNLVDGLLSLTRLESGAQSSPQEVNVAALLRSLTEEVSLLQGPQPNLELLIETDARLSGSETELRSAFSNLVVNALKYTPAAGHVQVIWHDDGEGARLDVRDDGPGIAAEHVSRITERFYRVESADVPRRNGAGLGLSIVKHVLSRHDARLEIVSKPGEGSCFSAIFPARRVSRSAKITA from the coding sequence ATGCTTAGCCCCTGGCGCTCGGAACTCTACTGGATAAGCTGGCTGGGGCTCGTCGCCGCCTTTTTCGGCAAGCTGACCGGTCAATATTTCCTTGCGTTCTGGCTGGCCAGTCTGATCTATCTCGCCCGTCATCTCTTCCATATCAATGGCTTGCTGGTCTGGTTGCGCCTGGGAGGCAAGGTGCCTTCGGGCGGCGGCATCTGGGAGGAGATCTACTACCTCATCTATCGGTTGCGCCGCCGCAACAAGCGCCGCAAGAAGCGCTTGATCGTCATGCTGGAGCGTTTCCGCACCGCCACCGCCGCCTTGCCCGACGCCACCGTGGTGCTGGGGCCGCGCGATGAAATCGAGTGGTTCAACGAAGCGGCCGGGGAGTTGCTCGGTTTGCAGCGTTATGACATCGGCCAGCAGATCGCCAATCTGCTACGCGCGCCCAAGTTCGCCGAATTTCTGCGCGCCTGCGATTACGACAACACCGTCAGCGTTCCTGCTCCCGGCACGGACAACCGGCAGCTGGAAATCCGCGTGGTGCCTTACGGCGACGACCTGCGCCTCCTGGTGGCCCAGGACATCACCCAGTTGCGTCTGATGGAGCGTGTTCGCAGCGATTTCGTCGCCAACGTTTCCCACGAGCTGCGCACTCCGCTCACGGTGCTCAAGGGTTACATGGAAACCCTGACGGACGAAGCCCAGGTGTCGGAACGCCATCTCAAGATATTCCGCCGCATGGAAGAACAGACCGAGCGCATGCAAAACCTGGTCGACGGCCTGCTTTCCCTGACCCGCCTCGAATCGGGTGCGCAGTCCTCGCCCCAGGAAGTCAACGTCGCCGCCTTGCTACGCAGTTTGACCGAGGAAGTGTCGCTGCTACAAGGGCCGCAGCCGAATTTGGAACTCCTCATCGAAACCGACGCTCGCCTATCGGGTTCCGAAACGGAGTTGCGCAGCGCATTTTCCAATCTCGTCGTCAACGCGCTGAAATACACGCCGGCTGCCGGACATGTGCAGGTGATCTGGCATGACGACGGTGAAGGCGCGCGCCTGGACGTGAGGGATGATGGACCCGGCATAGCGGCCGAGCATGTCTCGCGGATCACTGAGCGTTTCTATCGCGTGGAAAGCGCCGATGTTCCCCGGCGCAACGGTGCCGGTTTGGGTCTGTCCATCGTCAAACACGTGTTGAGCCGGCACGATGCCAGGCTGGAAATCGTCAGCAAGCCGGGCGAAGGCAGTTGTTTCAGTGCGATTTTTCCCGCGCGCCGGGTATCGCGGTCGGCAAAAATCACGGCATGA
- a CDS encoding OmpA family protein — protein MDKNLFLKAFALASLATVALAAQADGTYDDRYYIAPFGTFVKPGGDRELKEGWGAGLGVGRAINEYFNVELRGFWQGLDGEHRGGRADLTGGGVDLQYYLQRDTFSPYTVIGLGGLNTSANGKSGASFFGEAGVGASYELLDNLQLRADVRYRYNNEGNSGVLPNGNEFHDLVVNAGFVIPFGDKPAPTRIEPVAAAPAPKPECSTRDSDHDGVSDCEDKCPNTLKGAKVDETGCPIRIELKGVNFHVDSAELTPTAKSILDDVAAQLAAYPIKKDIEVQGHTSSEASAAHNLKLSVRRSQSVADYLKRKGVTNTLHAKGYGEDYPIADNSTEAGREKNRRVELIWIGD, from the coding sequence ATGGATAAGAATTTGTTTTTGAAGGCCTTTGCCTTGGCCAGTCTGGCGACTGTAGCTCTGGCGGCACAAGCCGACGGCACCTACGATGATCGTTACTACATCGCTCCGTTCGGAACCTTCGTGAAGCCGGGCGGCGATCGCGAGCTGAAGGAAGGCTGGGGCGCCGGCCTGGGCGTCGGCCGTGCGATCAACGAATATTTCAATGTCGAACTGCGCGGTTTCTGGCAGGGCCTGGATGGCGAACACCGCGGCGGACGCGCCGATTTAACCGGCGGTGGCGTGGATCTCCAATACTACCTGCAGCGCGATACCTTCTCGCCGTACACCGTTATCGGCCTGGGTGGCTTGAACACCAGCGCCAATGGCAAGAGCGGTGCTTCCTTTTTCGGTGAGGCCGGTGTGGGTGCGAGCTATGAGTTGCTCGACAATCTCCAGTTGCGCGCCGATGTTCGTTATCGCTACAACAACGAAGGTAACTCGGGCGTATTGCCGAACGGCAACGAGTTCCACGATCTGGTGGTCAATGCCGGTTTCGTGATTCCTTTCGGCGACAAGCCTGCACCGACCCGGATCGAACCCGTGGCGGCAGCGCCGGCGCCCAAGCCCGAGTGTTCCACGCGCGATTCCGACCACGACGGCGTTAGCGATTGCGAAGACAAGTGCCCCAACACACTGAAAGGCGCGAAGGTCGACGAGACCGGCTGCCCCATCCGTATCGAGCTGAAGGGCGTGAACTTCCACGTCGATTCTGCTGAACTCACTCCGACGGCCAAGTCGATCCTCGACGACGTGGCAGCCCAGTTGGCCGCCTACCCGATCAAGAAGGACATCGAAGTCCAGGGGCACACCAGCAGCGAGGCGAGCGCGGCTCACAACCTGAAGCTGTCGGTCCGCCGTTCGCAGTCGGTCGCCGACTACCTGAAGCGCAAGGGCGTCACCAACACCCTGCACGCCAAGGGCTACGGCGAGGATTATCCGATCGCCGACAACAGCACCGAAGCCGGCCGCGAGAAGAACCGCCGCGTAGAGCTGATCTGGATCGGCGACTGA
- a CDS encoding TolC family protein — MKPLILGLVLLWPWWCCAEGLSTQASLERLVEEARERNPDIQAARRRWESSRAVIPQVQTLPDPKLIVGYKDMAPQRELMYGASQEVPFPGKLRLKGEIASRDAERMEQDYRATELAVVARLKEAYYDLHYVHDAIDVLGKTKQLLEEFEATATARYSVGQSAQQDVLRAQTEISRLLARLASLEQKRQSLHADINRILNRLPADPLAPPGELAFTRLRHVPAELNTLLEQSSPLLHGQQKNLERGDQTIALAKREYYPDFELDARGLHDNAMKTDGYQVMLNVKVPLYYASKQREGVNEAVAGREAAYQELVALRQELLARIRDNLAQAERADKLVNLLKGAIIPQSRLTLAAAQASYAVGKVDFLTLLNSLLTLQENELEFHSELTEHEKAVARLEGILGEAP; from the coding sequence ATGAAACCGCTTATCCTTGGGCTGGTTCTGTTATGGCCCTGGTGGTGCTGCGCGGAGGGCCTCAGTACACAGGCTAGCCTGGAACGGCTGGTCGAGGAGGCGCGGGAGCGCAACCCCGACATCCAGGCGGCGCGCCGGCGCTGGGAGTCTTCCCGGGCCGTGATTCCGCAGGTGCAGACCCTGCCCGATCCCAAGCTGATCGTCGGCTACAAGGACATGGCGCCGCAGCGGGAGTTGATGTACGGCGCGAGCCAGGAAGTGCCTTTTCCCGGCAAGCTGCGCCTCAAGGGTGAGATCGCCTCGCGCGATGCCGAGCGCATGGAGCAGGATTATCGGGCGACCGAGTTGGCGGTCGTCGCCCGGCTCAAGGAAGCCTATTACGACCTGCACTACGTTCATGATGCGATCGACGTGCTGGGTAAAACCAAGCAACTGTTGGAAGAGTTCGAGGCCACCGCAACGGCCCGCTATTCCGTCGGGCAATCCGCCCAGCAGGACGTGTTGCGCGCGCAGACCGAGATCTCCCGCCTGCTGGCCCGCCTGGCTTCCCTGGAACAAAAGCGGCAATCGCTGCACGCGGACATCAACCGCATCCTCAACCGCTTGCCCGCAGACCCGCTCGCGCCGCCGGGAGAATTGGCGTTCACGCGGCTGCGCCATGTCCCCGCCGAGCTGAACACGCTCTTGGAACAGTCCTCCCCTCTCTTGCACGGCCAACAAAAGAATCTGGAACGGGGCGATCAGACCATCGCCCTGGCCAAGCGGGAGTATTACCCGGACTTCGAGCTGGACGCGCGGGGACTGCACGACAATGCCATGAAGACCGACGGCTACCAGGTCATGCTGAACGTCAAGGTGCCGCTCTATTACGCCAGCAAGCAGCGAGAAGGCGTGAACGAGGCGGTGGCGGGACGCGAAGCCGCCTACCAGGAACTGGTGGCCCTGCGGCAGGAATTGCTGGCCCGCATCCGGGACAATCTGGCCCAGGCCGAACGCGCGGACAAACTCGTCAATCTGCTGAAAGGGGCCATCATCCCGCAATCGCGCCTGACCCTCGCTGCCGCCCAGGCGAGTTATGCGGTCGGTAAGGTGGATTTCCTCACCCTGCTCAACAGCCTGCTGACCCTGCAGGAAAACGAGCTGGAGTTCCACAGCGAGCTGACCGAGCACGAGAAGGCCGTGGCCCGGCTGGAAGGCATCCTGGGGGAAGCGCCATGA
- a CDS encoding efflux RND transporter periplasmic adaptor subunit, with protein MNPRFRDLFIGLVFGVLASLVFVSIYRTETPVVARVEPEPAPAVAPEHAGHVGHASEPKVDHTAHAPAASEHSLLIGLERLQSIGVKFEPAALRPLERTIRTVGRVEVDERYLARVTVKLEGWIDRLYVNYTGESVKQGQILFTLYSPELLATQEEYLIALRSSRTLGKSEFPEVAEGAHSLLEASRRRLRLWDIRENHIRDLERTGQVVTALPIHAPLSGTVISKTAVAGMQTRPGEELYTIADLSHIWIVGDIYEYEMPLIAVGQKAGVSLSYAPDSTLQAHIGFIYPTVDPQTRTAKVRFELDNPGEKLKPGMYTNLELKIPLGLRLAVPKDAVLESGERQVVFIHSGEGRIEWRNAKIGLRSGDRVEILEGVHEGEHVVTSANFLIDSESQLKAAIGGMPGATHQH; from the coding sequence ATGAATCCGCGCTTCCGCGACCTGTTCATCGGCCTAGTCTTCGGCGTCCTGGCCAGCCTGGTTTTCGTGAGCATCTACCGCACCGAAACCCCGGTCGTCGCCAGGGTCGAACCGGAGCCAGCCCCCGCCGTGGCTCCGGAGCACGCAGGCCACGTCGGCCATGCCTCCGAACCCAAAGTCGACCACACCGCCCATGCGCCGGCGGCATCGGAACATAGCCTGCTCATCGGTCTGGAGCGGCTGCAGTCCATTGGCGTCAAGTTCGAGCCGGCCGCCTTGCGCCCGCTGGAGCGGACCATACGCACGGTCGGACGGGTGGAGGTGGACGAACGCTATCTCGCCCGCGTCACGGTCAAGCTGGAGGGCTGGATCGACCGGCTTTACGTCAACTACACCGGGGAGTCGGTCAAACAAGGCCAGATCCTGTTCACGCTCTACAGCCCGGAACTGCTGGCCACCCAGGAGGAATACCTGATCGCGTTGCGCAGCAGCCGCACGCTGGGGAAAAGCGAATTCCCCGAAGTGGCCGAAGGCGCCCATTCCCTGCTGGAGGCCTCGCGCCGGCGGTTGCGGCTGTGGGACATCCGGGAAAACCATATCCGCGACCTGGAGCGTACCGGGCAGGTCGTGACCGCCTTGCCTATCCATGCCCCGCTTTCCGGCACGGTGATCAGCAAGACGGCCGTGGCGGGCATGCAGACCAGGCCGGGCGAGGAGTTGTACACCATCGCCGATTTGTCGCATATCTGGATCGTGGGCGACATCTACGAATACGAGATGCCGCTGATCGCCGTCGGGCAGAAGGCCGGCGTCAGCCTGTCCTACGCGCCGGATTCCACCTTGCAGGCGCATATCGGCTTCATCTATCCCACCGTGGATCCGCAGACCCGCACCGCCAAGGTTCGCTTCGAGCTGGACAATCCGGGCGAAAAGCTCAAACCCGGCATGTACACCAACCTGGAGCTGAAGATTCCGCTCGGCTTGAGGCTGGCCGTACCCAAGGACGCCGTGCTGGAATCCGGCGAGCGGCAGGTCGTGTTCATCCATTCGGGGGAAGGACGGATCGAATGGCGCAACGCCAAAATCGGCCTGCGCAGTGGCGACAGGGTGGAGATCCTGGAGGGTGTGCATGAAGGCGAGCACGTCGTCACCTCGGCCAACTTTCTCATCGATTCCGAGAGCCAGTTGAAGGCGGCGATCGGTGGCATGCCCGGCGCGACACACCAGCACTGA
- a CDS encoding efflux RND transporter permease subunit → MVEKLIEFCAGNRLVVLLLVLALSGGGYWSMKQTPIDALPDLSDTQVIVYTPWMGRSPDLVEDQVTYPIITALLSAPNVTVVRGFSDFGYSYVYVLFKDGTDIYWARSRVLEYLNQLAGKLPEGVAPQLGPDATAVGWVYQYALVDTSGQQDLASLRSFQDWYLRYWLRSVDGVAEVASVGGFVRQYQIALDPNKVLAYRLNLNEIIEKVRMSNLDVGGRVVEFSGIEYMIRGRGYIRSTHDIEQIAVGANPSGTPVLLREVATVSLGPDMRRGLVELDGKGEAVGGVVIMRYGEDAMEVIDRVKAKLKEVEASLPKGVKIVTAYDRSDLIRGAVATANENLLEELVTVSVLIVVFLLHFRSALIPILTLPIAILIAFIPMHILGVGMNIMSIGGIIVAVGDMVDASIVMVDNAHRRLEEWERNGKAGERRRVLIDSAKEVGPPIFASLLVIAVAFMPVFTLEAQEGRLFKPLALTKNLSIAVSAVLAVTLIPALLSFFVRGRIIPERRNPVSQLLQWAYAPVLRLALRYRVSLVVLALALVASIAVPFQRMGSEFMPPLYEGTILYMPTTLPGISVTEAGRLLQQMDRKLMAFPEVEHVFGKSGRAETSTDPAPFSMMEIVVELKPKAQWRAGLGYEDLIAEMDRALQFPGVTNAWTMPIKARIDMLSTGVRTPVGIKIFGPDLKRIEEIGMSIESAAQAVPGTRSVYAERVSGGYFLDFTVKREEIARYGFTVADISKIIESAIGGESITTTVEGRERYSVNLRYLRELRDDVDKLGRLTVSAPGGAQVPIAQLADIRMVSGPSMIRDEDGMLSGYVYVDMTGRDVGGYVDDLKRVVKERIELPAGYTLTWSGQYEFMERVRERLSLFIPLTLAIIFVLYYFTFRSVAQTLMVMLGVPLALVGGMWTLYGLGYHLSIAVWVGLIALAGVAAETSAVMLSYLDEAVRRRRDAGRLNGVEDLLEAVHTGAMERIRPVMMTGLANIVGLFPTMLATGIGADVMKRLAAPMIGGIGSAMLLTLLVIPAIYVIWRGR, encoded by the coding sequence ATGGTCGAAAAACTCATCGAGTTTTGCGCCGGCAACCGGCTCGTCGTCCTGCTTCTGGTGCTGGCCTTGTCGGGCGGCGGTTACTGGTCCATGAAGCAGACGCCCATAGACGCGCTGCCCGATCTCTCCGATACCCAGGTCATCGTCTATACGCCCTGGATGGGGCGCTCCCCGGACCTAGTGGAAGACCAGGTCACCTATCCCATCATCACCGCCCTGCTGTCGGCCCCCAATGTCACCGTGGTACGGGGCTTTTCCGATTTCGGTTATTCCTACGTCTACGTCTTGTTCAAGGACGGCACCGACATTTATTGGGCACGTTCCCGCGTGCTGGAATATCTCAACCAGTTGGCCGGCAAGCTGCCGGAAGGCGTGGCGCCACAGCTCGGGCCGGACGCCACGGCGGTCGGCTGGGTGTATCAATATGCCCTGGTGGACACGAGCGGTCAGCAGGACCTGGCCTCGCTGCGCTCATTCCAGGACTGGTATTTGCGCTACTGGTTGCGCAGCGTCGACGGGGTGGCCGAAGTGGCGAGCGTGGGTGGATTCGTGCGTCAGTACCAGATCGCCCTCGACCCCAACAAAGTGCTGGCCTACCGGCTCAACCTGAACGAGATCATCGAGAAGGTACGCATGAGCAACCTCGACGTCGGCGGGCGGGTCGTCGAGTTTTCCGGCATCGAATACATGATACGCGGGCGGGGCTACATCAGGTCCACACACGACATCGAACAGATTGCCGTCGGCGCCAACCCCAGCGGTACACCCGTCCTGCTGCGCGAGGTGGCGACGGTCAGCCTCGGTCCGGACATGCGGCGCGGGCTCGTGGAACTCGATGGCAAAGGCGAGGCGGTGGGTGGGGTGGTCATCATGCGCTACGGCGAGGACGCGATGGAGGTCATAGACCGCGTCAAGGCCAAGCTCAAGGAGGTGGAAGCCTCGCTGCCCAAGGGCGTGAAGATCGTGACCGCTTACGATCGCAGCGACCTCATCCGCGGTGCGGTGGCCACCGCCAACGAAAACCTGCTGGAGGAACTCGTCACGGTCAGCGTGCTGATCGTGGTGTTCCTGCTGCATTTCCGCTCGGCCTTGATCCCCATCCTGACCCTGCCCATCGCCATCCTGATTGCATTCATCCCCATGCATATCCTCGGGGTCGGCATGAACATCATGTCCATAGGCGGCATCATCGTCGCCGTGGGCGACATGGTGGACGCCTCCATCGTGATGGTGGACAACGCCCACCGGAGGCTGGAGGAATGGGAAAGGAACGGGAAGGCGGGCGAACGCCGCCGGGTACTGATCGATTCCGCCAAGGAGGTTGGCCCGCCGATATTCGCATCGCTCTTGGTGATCGCCGTCGCCTTCATGCCGGTGTTCACCCTGGAAGCCCAGGAAGGCCGGCTGTTCAAGCCGCTGGCCCTGACCAAGAACCTGTCCATCGCCGTCAGCGCGGTGCTGGCCGTGACGCTGATTCCGGCCCTGCTGTCTTTCTTCGTCCGCGGACGCATCATCCCGGAGCGGCGCAATCCGGTCAGCCAGCTATTGCAATGGGCCTACGCACCCGTGCTGAGACTGGCCCTGCGTTATCGCGTATCGCTGGTGGTCTTGGCCTTGGCGCTGGTGGCGAGCATCGCCGTACCCTTTCAGCGCATGGGGTCGGAATTCATGCCGCCTCTGTACGAAGGCACCATCCTTTACATGCCGACCACCTTGCCGGGCATCTCGGTCACCGAGGCGGGCAGGCTCCTGCAGCAGATGGACCGCAAGCTCATGGCCTTTCCCGAGGTCGAGCATGTGTTCGGCAAGTCCGGCCGCGCCGAGACCTCCACCGACCCGGCGCCTTTCTCCATGATGGAAATCGTGGTGGAGCTCAAGCCCAAGGCGCAATGGCGGGCGGGCCTGGGCTACGAAGACCTGATCGCCGAGATGGACCGCGCCCTGCAATTTCCCGGCGTGACCAATGCCTGGACCATGCCGATCAAGGCGCGCATCGACATGCTGTCCACCGGCGTGCGCACGCCGGTCGGCATCAAGATATTCGGGCCGGATCTGAAGCGCATCGAGGAGATCGGCATGTCCATCGAGTCAGCGGCACAAGCCGTGCCCGGCACCCGCAGCGTTTATGCCGAGCGGGTGTCGGGCGGCTATTTCCTGGATTTCACGGTCAAGCGCGAGGAGATCGCCCGTTACGGGTTCACCGTCGCGGACATCAGCAAGATCATCGAATCGGCCATAGGGGGGGAAAGTATCACCACCACCGTCGAGGGACGCGAGCGCTATTCCGTCAATCTGCGCTATCTGCGGGAGTTGCGCGACGACGTGGACAAACTGGGCCGACTGACGGTCAGCGCGCCCGGCGGCGCCCAGGTGCCCATCGCCCAGCTCGCCGACATCCGCATGGTGAGCGGTCCCTCGATGATACGCGACGAAGACGGCATGTTGTCCGGCTACGTCTACGTGGACATGACCGGGCGCGACGTGGGCGGCTATGTGGACGACTTGAAGCGGGTCGTGAAGGAACGCATCGAATTGCCGGCGGGCTATACCCTGACCTGGTCGGGCCAATACGAATTCATGGAACGCGTGCGGGAGCGGCTGAGCCTGTTCATCCCGCTGACGCTGGCCATCATCTTCGTGCTCTATTACTTCACCTTCCGTTCGGTCGCCCAGACCCTCATGGTCATGCTGGGCGTGCCGCTCGCCCTGGTCGGCGGGATGTGGACCTTGTACGGACTCGGCTACCACCTCAGCATCGCCGTCTGGGTCGGGTTGATCGCCCTGGCCGGCGTCGCGGCCGAAACCAGCGCGGTGATGCTGTCCTACCTGGATGAAGCGGTCCGCCGCCGCCGGGATGCCGGCCGACTCAACGGCGTGGAGGATTTGCTGGAAGCGGTGCACACCGGCGCCATGGAGCGCATACGCCCGGTGATGATGACGGGCTTGGCCAACATCGTCGGCTTGTTTCCGACCATGCTGGCGACCGGCATAGGCGCGGACGTGATGAAGCGTCTCGCCGCTCCGATGATAGGCGGCATCGGTTCGGCCATGCTGCTGACCCTGCTGGTCATCCCGGCGATCTACGTAATCTGGCGCGGGCGCTAG
- a CDS encoding OprO/OprP family phosphate-selective porin, which produces MKKTKLLALAAVANGLLLGQIGAVEAKAKASPKDAQIEALTKRLELLEKRLEESEKRNTQLATKPPEVESPVVKQLDRKVKIIERKLEVDKEVADAAKKTSPRLEAGADGVRFVSPEGDHVVRLRGALQTDGKFYMDDNHAVVGGEANGINIPDRFELKQARVWLEGTLFKHFDFKIMPDFGKNGGTLLQDAYLDAHYFPYASLNIGKQKTPLSLERLQGDSDGTFLERAYPTQLASNRDVGVMLHGSFAKPGYDVTYGGPVDFRNFISYQLGVFNGSGDNGAASNLSDSSKQDDKEFVGRIWAHPFQHSGIEALEGLGVGVAGSWEQPNHKGTLNNISSANGGNTIVNYGALGGATGANTKTTSLVADGDHYRIYPQAYWYSGPFGLMAEYAISSQELLGGKSNGSNGAAGDTARIQQDNRAWQVLFSYVLTGEDNTFQGVKPREAFDPLNGKWGALQLAARWTELEIDKDSFKTQTVNGRPFQLLDPSRSIRNATAWSLGANWYLNKFTLIRADYEQTYFDGGAGTLAHVKDRPNEKVFSTRFQLSF; this is translated from the coding sequence ATGAAAAAAACCAAATTATTGGCTCTCGCCGCGGTCGCCAATGGCCTGCTGTTGGGCCAGATCGGTGCGGTCGAGGCGAAAGCCAAGGCCTCGCCCAAGGACGCACAAATCGAAGCGCTGACGAAGCGGCTCGAATTGCTGGAAAAGCGTCTGGAGGAAAGTGAAAAACGTAATACGCAGTTGGCGACCAAGCCCCCGGAGGTTGAAAGCCCGGTGGTTAAGCAACTGGACCGCAAGGTAAAAATCATCGAGCGGAAGTTGGAAGTCGACAAGGAGGTTGCCGACGCCGCCAAGAAAACCAGTCCCCGGTTGGAGGCGGGGGCCGATGGGGTCCGCTTCGTGTCGCCCGAGGGCGATCATGTCGTGCGCTTGCGCGGTGCCTTGCAGACGGACGGCAAGTTCTACATGGACGACAACCACGCCGTGGTGGGGGGCGAAGCCAACGGCATCAACATTCCCGACCGCTTCGAGCTCAAGCAGGCGCGCGTCTGGCTGGAAGGCACGCTGTTCAAGCACTTCGATTTCAAGATCATGCCGGACTTCGGCAAGAATGGCGGCACGCTGCTGCAGGACGCCTATCTGGACGCGCATTACTTCCCCTACGCCAGCCTGAACATCGGCAAGCAGAAGACGCCTCTGAGTCTGGAGCGCTTGCAGGGCGACTCCGACGGCACCTTCCTGGAACGCGCCTATCCCACGCAACTGGCCAGCAACCGCGATGTCGGGGTGATGCTGCACGGTTCGTTCGCCAAACCGGGTTACGACGTCACTTACGGCGGCCCGGTCGATTTCAGGAACTTCATCAGCTACCAGCTCGGCGTGTTCAACGGCAGCGGCGACAACGGTGCGGCCTCCAATCTGAGCGATTCCAGCAAGCAGGACGACAAGGAGTTCGTCGGCCGCATCTGGGCGCATCCCTTCCAGCATTCGGGCATAGAGGCCCTGGAGGGCTTGGGCGTGGGTGTGGCGGGGAGTTGGGAGCAACCGAACCATAAAGGCACGTTGAACAATATATCGAGTGCCAACGGCGGTAATACCATAGTGAATTATGGTGCGCTCGGAGGGGCCACCGGAGCGAATACCAAGACTACTTCTCTGGTGGCCGACGGCGATCACTACCGAATCTACCCTCAAGCCTACTGGTATAGCGGACCATTTGGCTTGATGGCGGAATACGCAATTTCATCCCAAGAGCTGTTGGGAGGGAAATCAAACGGCTCCAATGGCGCGGCTGGCGACACTGCGCGCATACAGCAAGACAATCGTGCTTGGCAGGTGCTGTTTTCCTACGTGCTGACCGGCGAGGACAATACTTTCCAGGGTGTGAAGCCGCGCGAAGCCTTCGACCCGCTCAACGGCAAATGGGGCGCGCTGCAACTGGCTGCTCGCTGGACCGAACTGGAAATCGACAAAGACAGCTTCAAGACCCAAACGGTCAATGGACGGCCGTTCCAATTGCTTGATCCCAGTAGGTCGATCCGAAATGCAACGGCCTGGTCTTTGGGGGCGAACTGGTATCTGAATAAGTTCACCCTGATTCGCGCCGACTACGAGCAGACCTATTTCGATGGTGGAGCAGGTACTCTGGCGCACGTCAAAGACCGACCCAACGAAAAAGTCTTTTCCACCCGTTTCCAGTTGTCATTCTAA
- a CDS encoding sulfate ABC transporter substrate-binding protein → MKTKIFNNVLGAVLSALLFNAASVQAADVKLLNVSYDPTREFYQEYNELFAKHWKQKTGKSLEVQQSHGGSGKQARAVVDGLDADVVTLALSYDVDQLSSKAKLIPEDWQKRLPNNSAPYTSTMVFLVRKGNPLKIKDWDDLVKPGVSVVTPNPKTSGGARWNYLAAWGYALKKLGNEAAAKDFVKKLYKNTAVLDTGARGSTVSFAEREIGDVLITWENEAYLTLKEFGEDKYELVAPSLSILAEPPVAWVDDVVRKHGTEDAAKEYLTYLYSKEGQELAAKHHYRPRDPEVAAKHAKDFKQLNLFTIDEVFGGWTKAQQAHFADGGVFDQIYAQ, encoded by the coding sequence GTGAAAACAAAAATCTTCAATAACGTGCTGGGCGCCGTACTTTCGGCTCTATTGTTCAACGCGGCGTCCGTGCAGGCCGCCGACGTCAAGCTCTTGAACGTCTCCTATGATCCGACCCGCGAGTTCTACCAGGAATACAACGAACTCTTCGCCAAGCACTGGAAGCAGAAGACCGGCAAGTCTTTGGAGGTGCAGCAGTCTCACGGTGGCAGCGGCAAGCAGGCGCGCGCCGTGGTCGATGGCCTGGACGCGGACGTGGTCACTCTGGCGCTTTCCTACGATGTCGATCAGCTGAGCAGCAAAGCCAAGCTGATCCCTGAAGACTGGCAGAAGCGCCTGCCGAACAACAGCGCGCCCTACACCTCGACCATGGTGTTCCTGGTGCGCAAGGGCAACCCGCTCAAAATCAAGGATTGGGACGATCTGGTCAAGCCGGGTGTCTCAGTCGTCACGCCGAATCCTAAGACTTCCGGCGGCGCGCGCTGGAACTATCTGGCCGCGTGGGGCTACGCGCTGAAGAAGCTCGGCAACGAAGCGGCAGCCAAGGATTTCGTCAAGAAGCTCTACAAGAACACCGCCGTTCTGGATACCGGGGCCCGCGGTTCCACCGTGTCGTTTGCCGAGCGCGAAATCGGCGACGTGCTGATCACCTGGGAAAACGAAGCCTATCTGACGCTCAAGGAGTTCGGCGAAGACAAATATGAACTGGTCGCTCCTTCCCTCAGCATACTGGCCGAGCCGCCCGTCGCCTGGGTGGACGACGTGGTACGCAAGCACGGTACCGAAGATGCCGCGAAGGAGTATCTGACCTATCTGTACAGCAAGGAAGGGCAGGAGCTGGCGGCCAAGCATCATTACCGTCCGCGCGATCCCGAGGTGGCCGCCAAGCACGCCAAGGATTTCAAGCAATTGAATCTGTTCACCATTGACGAAGTTTTCGGCGGCTGGACCAAGGCGCAACAGGCCCATTTCGCCGATGGCGGCGTGTTCGACCAGATTTACGCACAGTAA